A genomic segment from Idiomarina piscisalsi encodes:
- the mltF gene encoding membrane-bound lytic murein transglycosylase MltF, which produces MPKSAVYFLVTLFLAVTTLTACTPQTRPNAMTVVQERQVLRVGTLMNPTSYYFDHDREQGFEYDLAKRFADRLGVELEMVPRFDVNDLFTMLRRGEVDIVAAGIDRTSTRAQLFRFSPPYDVISQKVVFKQGSRQRPRDLQQITDGEIVVVEGSSHHEFLKSLGNSIPTLKWRATTDHDAVELLRMVINEEIDYTITDSTALDIQRRFHPDLSVAFTVKHEQDIGWALPQSSDDSLYAAVIEYFGEIRSSGRLAHIKEQHFGHVKQFNYVTTSLFIEAVDNILPKYRELFQEHSGTLDWRLLAAISYQESLWNPRAVSPTGVRGMMMLTLPTAKAMGVKSRLNAEQSIRGGARYLERMLERIPDRIPQPDRTWFALAAYNIGFGHLEDARILTEKQGGNPDRWVDVKKRLPLLRQKQFYRQTRFGFARGDEPVTYVGNIRRFYDTLKYLDEQGRL; this is translated from the coding sequence ATGCCGAAGTCTGCTGTCTATTTTTTAGTTACCTTGTTTTTGGCCGTCACGACACTGACGGCCTGTACCCCACAAACCCGACCGAACGCCATGACGGTTGTGCAGGAACGCCAGGTGCTTCGGGTGGGGACATTAATGAACCCAACCAGTTACTATTTTGACCACGACCGTGAGCAGGGTTTCGAATACGACCTGGCAAAGCGCTTTGCCGACCGGCTTGGGGTGGAGCTGGAAATGGTACCGCGCTTCGATGTGAATGATTTGTTCACTATGTTGCGTCGGGGGGAAGTGGACATTGTCGCTGCTGGCATCGACCGAACGTCCACGCGTGCTCAGCTCTTTCGTTTCAGTCCGCCTTATGATGTGATCAGCCAAAAGGTCGTGTTTAAGCAGGGTTCCCGACAACGCCCCAGAGACTTGCAGCAAATTACCGACGGTGAAATTGTTGTGGTCGAGGGCAGTTCGCACCATGAATTTCTAAAAAGCCTGGGCAACAGCATTCCTACCCTAAAGTGGCGTGCCACCACCGACCACGATGCGGTCGAGTTGCTGCGCATGGTTATCAATGAAGAAATTGATTACACCATTACCGACAGCACAGCGCTGGATATTCAGCGCCGCTTTCATCCTGACTTGAGTGTCGCCTTTACGGTGAAACATGAGCAGGACATTGGTTGGGCATTGCCACAGAGCAGTGATGACTCATTGTATGCCGCGGTTATTGAGTACTTTGGAGAAATTCGAAGCAGCGGCCGGCTGGCGCATATAAAGGAACAGCATTTTGGTCACGTTAAGCAGTTTAACTACGTGACCACCAGTTTGTTTATTGAGGCGGTGGATAACATACTGCCCAAATACAGAGAATTATTTCAAGAACACTCAGGCACTCTGGACTGGCGGCTGTTGGCAGCAATTTCTTATCAGGAGTCGCTGTGGAACCCAAGGGCGGTGTCACCTACCGGCGTGCGGGGCATGATGATGCTGACACTACCCACAGCTAAAGCCATGGGCGTGAAAAGTCGTTTGAACGCAGAGCAAAGCATTCGTGGTGGCGCGCGTTATTTGGAACGCATGTTGGAACGAATACCCGATCGCATTCCTCAACCCGACCGCACCTGGTTTGCGCTAGCGGCCTATAATATTGGTTTTGGGCACTTGGAAGACGCTCGTATTTTGACGGAAAAGCAGGGTGGTAATCCGGACCGTTGGGTCGACGTGAAAAAGCGCCTGCCGTTATTGCGCCAGAAACAGTTCTATCGACAAACCCGCTTTGGCTTCGCCCGTGGTGATGAGCCCGTCACCTATGTCGGCAATATCCGCCGCTTTTACGACACCCTAAAGTATCTCGACGAGCAGGGTAGGTTGTAG